A portion of the Tachysurus fulvidraco isolate hzauxx_2018 chromosome 8, HZAU_PFXX_2.0, whole genome shotgun sequence genome contains these proteins:
- the muc13b gene encoding mucin-13b isoform X12 gives MALIKQLLSLYLLFLLVGGNVVLTITATSAPITNVTATSAPITNVTATSAPITNVTEQNTSASTIPVTGETTSTPTTPVTETATSTPTTHVTEQDTSASTIPVTEQDTSASTIPVTEEATSAPITPATGETTSAPSTLAPGETTSAPSTPAPGGTTPAPTTLAPGPCASNSCPFGSTCQELLHNYTCVCQPGLFYNEVQKVCYLAKTFPTELKLAESFQQGMEDQNSLIFKQTADEILNALQDAFKDIDYLGSTVLSLKKGSVIADVENFFSPTSEVTADTVKKHLSEAIKKPGVLLGANVMYDNICNKGYCHDESTNCDPGSGLASCTCRDGYIKITQTNQACAACPSGQKAVNQEECKLCAFGFSGFNCEDPYLLILVVVACVLGTLFLATLTGAIVLYTRSKKMTKSPEKIPANGNLEFTKPAGIPRIPRVNPNSGWQPTNLEMTDSGSRHALVTKDRTETTAMWNYDYPEDTRSYKTQTPSRTGYAATGAYDGSRVTRNPYYDAYDDKIRRY, from the exons CCACATCTGCTCCCATTACAAATGTAACAG CCACATCTGCTCCCATTACAAATGTAACAG AACAAAACACATCTGCTTCCACTATACCTGTAACAG GTGAAACCACATCTACTCCCACTACACCTGTAACAG AGACAGCCACATCTACTCCCACTACACATGTAACAG AACAAGACACATCTGCTTCCACTATACCTGTAACAG AGCAAGACACATCTGCTTCCACTATACCTGTAACAG AGGAAGCCACATCTGCTCCCATTACACCTGCAACAG GTGAAACCACATCTGCTCCTTCTACACTTGCACCAG GTGAAACCACATCTGCTccttctacacctgcaccag GTGGAACCACACCTGCTCCCACTACACTTGCACCAG GTCCATGTGCCTCTAACTCTTGTCCATTTGGCAGCACTTGTCAAGAACTCCTGCATAAttacacatgtgtgtgtcaACCGGGACTGTTCTACAATGAAGTGCAGAAAGTTTGTTATCTAG CAAAGACTTTCCCAACCGAGTTAAAATTGGCAGAGAGCTTTCAGCAAGGAATGGAAGACCAgaactcattaatattcaaacaAACAGCAGATGAAATTCTTAATGCG cttCAGGATGCTTTCAAGGATATTGATTATCTTGGATCCACAGTGTTGAGTCTAAA AAAAGGCAGTGTGATAGCAGATGTAGAGAATTTCTTCAGCCCCACATCAGAGGTTACTGCAGACACTGTAAAGAAACACTTAAGTGAAGCAATTAAGAAGCCTGGGGTTTTATTAGGCGCTAATGTCATGT ATGACAACATATGCAATAAAGGATACTGTCATGATGAAAGCACAAACTGTGATCCCGGCAGTGGTCTAGCTTCATGCACATGCAGGGATGGATATATCAAGATAACGCAAACAAACCAGGCATGTGCCG CCTGTCCAAGTGGTCAGAAAGCAGTGAATCAGGAAGAATGTAAATT atgtGCTTTTGGATTTTCTGGTTTCAACTGTGAAGATC CATATCTCTTAATCCTGGTTGTGGTCGCCTGTGTTTTGGGTACACTATTTCTTGCCACTCTCACAGGTGCTATTGTCTTGTACACGAG GTCAAAGAAAATGACCAAATCTCCAGAAAAAATACCCGCAAATGGCAATCTGGAGTTCACTAAACCTGCAGGAATTCCCAGGATCCCACGGGTTAACCCTAATTCTGGTTGGCAACCAACCAATCTGGAGATGACAGACAGTGGAAGTAGACATGCCCTGGTGACAAAAGATCGCACAGAGACCACAGCG ATGTGGAACTATGACTACCCTGAAGACACAAGGAGCTATAAGACCCAGACACCTTCTAGAACAGGATATGCAGCCACAGGAGCTTATGATGGCTCCAGGGTCACAAGAAACCCTTACTATGATGCATATGATGACAAAATACGCAGATACTAA
- the muc13b gene encoding mucin-13b isoform X4, whose protein sequence is MALIKQLLSLYLLFLLVGGNVVLTITATSAPITNVTATSAPITNVTATSAPITNVTATSAPITNVTEQNTSASTIPVTGETTSTPTTPVTETATSTPTTHVTEQDTSASTIPVTEQDTSASTIPVTEEATSAPITPATGETTSAPSTLAPGETTSAPSTPAPGGTTPAPTTLAPGPCASNSCPFGSTCQELLHNYTCVCQPGLFYNEVQKVCYLAKTFPTELKLAESFQQGMEDQNSLIFKQTADEILNALQDAFKDIDYLGSTVLSLKKGSVIADVENFFSPTSEVTADTVKKHLSEAIKKPGVLLGANVMYDNICNKGYCHDESTNCDPGSGLASCTCRDGYIKITQTNQACAACPSGQKAVNQEECKLCAFGFSGFNCEDPYLLILVVVACVLGTLFLATLTGAIVLYTRSKKMTKSPEKIPANGNLEFTKPAGIPRIPRVNPNSGWQPTNLEMTDSGSRHALVTKDRTETTAMWNYDYPEDTRSYKTQTPSRTGYAATGAYDGSRVTRNPYYDAYDDKIRRY, encoded by the exons CCACATCTGCTCCCATTACAAATGTAACAG CCACATCTGCTCCCATTACAAATGTAACAG CCACATCTGCTCCCATTACAAATGTAACAG AACAAAACACATCTGCTTCCACTATACCTGTAACAG GTGAAACCACATCTACTCCCACTACACCTGTAACAG AGACAGCCACATCTACTCCCACTACACATGTAACAG AACAAGACACATCTGCTTCCACTATACCTGTAACAG AGCAAGACACATCTGCTTCCACTATACCTGTAACAG AGGAAGCCACATCTGCTCCCATTACACCTGCAACAG GTGAAACCACATCTGCTCCTTCTACACTTGCACCAG GTGAAACCACATCTGCTccttctacacctgcaccag GTGGAACCACACCTGCTCCCACTACACTTGCACCAG GTCCATGTGCCTCTAACTCTTGTCCATTTGGCAGCACTTGTCAAGAACTCCTGCATAAttacacatgtgtgtgtcaACCGGGACTGTTCTACAATGAAGTGCAGAAAGTTTGTTATCTAG CAAAGACTTTCCCAACCGAGTTAAAATTGGCAGAGAGCTTTCAGCAAGGAATGGAAGACCAgaactcattaatattcaaacaAACAGCAGATGAAATTCTTAATGCG cttCAGGATGCTTTCAAGGATATTGATTATCTTGGATCCACAGTGTTGAGTCTAAA AAAAGGCAGTGTGATAGCAGATGTAGAGAATTTCTTCAGCCCCACATCAGAGGTTACTGCAGACACTGTAAAGAAACACTTAAGTGAAGCAATTAAGAAGCCTGGGGTTTTATTAGGCGCTAATGTCATGT ATGACAACATATGCAATAAAGGATACTGTCATGATGAAAGCACAAACTGTGATCCCGGCAGTGGTCTAGCTTCATGCACATGCAGGGATGGATATATCAAGATAACGCAAACAAACCAGGCATGTGCCG CCTGTCCAAGTGGTCAGAAAGCAGTGAATCAGGAAGAATGTAAATT atgtGCTTTTGGATTTTCTGGTTTCAACTGTGAAGATC CATATCTCTTAATCCTGGTTGTGGTCGCCTGTGTTTTGGGTACACTATTTCTTGCCACTCTCACAGGTGCTATTGTCTTGTACACGAG GTCAAAGAAAATGACCAAATCTCCAGAAAAAATACCCGCAAATGGCAATCTGGAGTTCACTAAACCTGCAGGAATTCCCAGGATCCCACGGGTTAACCCTAATTCTGGTTGGCAACCAACCAATCTGGAGATGACAGACAGTGGAAGTAGACATGCCCTGGTGACAAAAGATCGCACAGAGACCACAGCG ATGTGGAACTATGACTACCCTGAAGACACAAGGAGCTATAAGACCCAGACACCTTCTAGAACAGGATATGCAGCCACAGGAGCTTATGATGGCTCCAGGGTCACAAGAAACCCTTACTATGATGCATATGATGACAAAATACGCAGATACTAA
- the muc13b gene encoding mucin-13b isoform X50, producing the protein MALIKQLLSLYLLFLLVGGNVVLTITATSAPITNVTATSAPITNVTATSAPITNVTEQNTSASTIPVTEEATSAPITPATGETTSAPSTLAPGETTSAPSTPAPGGTTPAPTTLAPGPCASNSCPFGSTCQELLHNYTCVCQPGLFYNEVQKVCYLAKTFPTELKLAESFQQGMEDQNSLIFKQTADEILNALQDAFKDIDYLGSTVLSLKKGSVIADVENFFSPTSEVTADTVKKHLSEAIKKPGVLLGANVMYDNICNKGYCHDESTNCDPGSGLASCTCRDGYIKITQTNQACAACPSGQKAVNQEECKLCAFGFSGFNCEDPYLLILVVVACVLGTLFLATLTGAIVLYTRSKKMTKSPEKIPANGNLEFTKPAGIPRIPRVNPNSGWQPTNLEMTDSGSRHALVTKDRTETTAMWNYDYPEDTRSYKTQTPSRTGYAATGAYDGSRVTRNPYYDAYDDKIRRY; encoded by the exons CCACATCTGCTCCCATTACAAATGTAACAG CCACATCTGCTCCCATTACAAATGTAACAG AACAAAACACATCTGCTTCCACTATACCTGTAACAG AGGAAGCCACATCTGCTCCCATTACACCTGCAACAG GTGAAACCACATCTGCTCCTTCTACACTTGCACCAG GTGAAACCACATCTGCTccttctacacctgcaccag GTGGAACCACACCTGCTCCCACTACACTTGCACCAG GTCCATGTGCCTCTAACTCTTGTCCATTTGGCAGCACTTGTCAAGAACTCCTGCATAAttacacatgtgtgtgtcaACCGGGACTGTTCTACAATGAAGTGCAGAAAGTTTGTTATCTAG CAAAGACTTTCCCAACCGAGTTAAAATTGGCAGAGAGCTTTCAGCAAGGAATGGAAGACCAgaactcattaatattcaaacaAACAGCAGATGAAATTCTTAATGCG cttCAGGATGCTTTCAAGGATATTGATTATCTTGGATCCACAGTGTTGAGTCTAAA AAAAGGCAGTGTGATAGCAGATGTAGAGAATTTCTTCAGCCCCACATCAGAGGTTACTGCAGACACTGTAAAGAAACACTTAAGTGAAGCAATTAAGAAGCCTGGGGTTTTATTAGGCGCTAATGTCATGT ATGACAACATATGCAATAAAGGATACTGTCATGATGAAAGCACAAACTGTGATCCCGGCAGTGGTCTAGCTTCATGCACATGCAGGGATGGATATATCAAGATAACGCAAACAAACCAGGCATGTGCCG CCTGTCCAAGTGGTCAGAAAGCAGTGAATCAGGAAGAATGTAAATT atgtGCTTTTGGATTTTCTGGTTTCAACTGTGAAGATC CATATCTCTTAATCCTGGTTGTGGTCGCCTGTGTTTTGGGTACACTATTTCTTGCCACTCTCACAGGTGCTATTGTCTTGTACACGAG GTCAAAGAAAATGACCAAATCTCCAGAAAAAATACCCGCAAATGGCAATCTGGAGTTCACTAAACCTGCAGGAATTCCCAGGATCCCACGGGTTAACCCTAATTCTGGTTGGCAACCAACCAATCTGGAGATGACAGACAGTGGAAGTAGACATGCCCTGGTGACAAAAGATCGCACAGAGACCACAGCG ATGTGGAACTATGACTACCCTGAAGACACAAGGAGCTATAAGACCCAGACACCTTCTAGAACAGGATATGCAGCCACAGGAGCTTATGATGGCTCCAGGGTCACAAGAAACCCTTACTATGATGCATATGATGACAAAATACGCAGATACTAA
- the muc13b gene encoding mucin-13b isoform X36, protein MALIKQLLSLYLLFLLVGGNVVLTITATSAPITNVTATSAPITNVTGETTSTPTTPVTETATSTPTTHVTEQDTSASTIPVTEQDTSASTIPVTEEATSAPITPATGETTSAPSTLAPGETTSAPSTPAPGGTTPAPTTLAPGPCASNSCPFGSTCQELLHNYTCVCQPGLFYNEVQKVCYLAKTFPTELKLAESFQQGMEDQNSLIFKQTADEILNALQDAFKDIDYLGSTVLSLKKGSVIADVENFFSPTSEVTADTVKKHLSEAIKKPGVLLGANVMYDNICNKGYCHDESTNCDPGSGLASCTCRDGYIKITQTNQACAACPSGQKAVNQEECKLCAFGFSGFNCEDPYLLILVVVACVLGTLFLATLTGAIVLYTRSKKMTKSPEKIPANGNLEFTKPAGIPRIPRVNPNSGWQPTNLEMTDSGSRHALVTKDRTETTAMWNYDYPEDTRSYKTQTPSRTGYAATGAYDGSRVTRNPYYDAYDDKIRRY, encoded by the exons CCACATCTGCTCCCATTACAAATGTAACAG GTGAAACCACATCTACTCCCACTACACCTGTAACAG AGACAGCCACATCTACTCCCACTACACATGTAACAG AACAAGACACATCTGCTTCCACTATACCTGTAACAG AGCAAGACACATCTGCTTCCACTATACCTGTAACAG AGGAAGCCACATCTGCTCCCATTACACCTGCAACAG GTGAAACCACATCTGCTCCTTCTACACTTGCACCAG GTGAAACCACATCTGCTccttctacacctgcaccag GTGGAACCACACCTGCTCCCACTACACTTGCACCAG GTCCATGTGCCTCTAACTCTTGTCCATTTGGCAGCACTTGTCAAGAACTCCTGCATAAttacacatgtgtgtgtcaACCGGGACTGTTCTACAATGAAGTGCAGAAAGTTTGTTATCTAG CAAAGACTTTCCCAACCGAGTTAAAATTGGCAGAGAGCTTTCAGCAAGGAATGGAAGACCAgaactcattaatattcaaacaAACAGCAGATGAAATTCTTAATGCG cttCAGGATGCTTTCAAGGATATTGATTATCTTGGATCCACAGTGTTGAGTCTAAA AAAAGGCAGTGTGATAGCAGATGTAGAGAATTTCTTCAGCCCCACATCAGAGGTTACTGCAGACACTGTAAAGAAACACTTAAGTGAAGCAATTAAGAAGCCTGGGGTTTTATTAGGCGCTAATGTCATGT ATGACAACATATGCAATAAAGGATACTGTCATGATGAAAGCACAAACTGTGATCCCGGCAGTGGTCTAGCTTCATGCACATGCAGGGATGGATATATCAAGATAACGCAAACAAACCAGGCATGTGCCG CCTGTCCAAGTGGTCAGAAAGCAGTGAATCAGGAAGAATGTAAATT atgtGCTTTTGGATTTTCTGGTTTCAACTGTGAAGATC CATATCTCTTAATCCTGGTTGTGGTCGCCTGTGTTTTGGGTACACTATTTCTTGCCACTCTCACAGGTGCTATTGTCTTGTACACGAG GTCAAAGAAAATGACCAAATCTCCAGAAAAAATACCCGCAAATGGCAATCTGGAGTTCACTAAACCTGCAGGAATTCCCAGGATCCCACGGGTTAACCCTAATTCTGGTTGGCAACCAACCAATCTGGAGATGACAGACAGTGGAAGTAGACATGCCCTGGTGACAAAAGATCGCACAGAGACCACAGCG ATGTGGAACTATGACTACCCTGAAGACACAAGGAGCTATAAGACCCAGACACCTTCTAGAACAGGATATGCAGCCACAGGAGCTTATGATGGCTCCAGGGTCACAAGAAACCCTTACTATGATGCATATGATGACAAAATACGCAGATACTAA
- the muc13b gene encoding mucin-13b isoform X28: MALIKQLLSLYLLFLLVGGNVVLTITATSAPITNVTATSAPITNVTATSAPITNVTEQNTSASTIPVTETATSTPTTHVTEQDTSASTIPVTEQDTSASTIPVTEEATSAPITPATGETTSAPSTLAPGETTSAPSTPAPGGTTPAPTTLAPGPCASNSCPFGSTCQELLHNYTCVCQPGLFYNEVQKVCYLAKTFPTELKLAESFQQGMEDQNSLIFKQTADEILNALQDAFKDIDYLGSTVLSLKKGSVIADVENFFSPTSEVTADTVKKHLSEAIKKPGVLLGANVMYDNICNKGYCHDESTNCDPGSGLASCTCRDGYIKITQTNQACAACPSGQKAVNQEECKLCAFGFSGFNCEDPYLLILVVVACVLGTLFLATLTGAIVLYTRSKKMTKSPEKIPANGNLEFTKPAGIPRIPRVNPNSGWQPTNLEMTDSGSRHALVTKDRTETTAMWNYDYPEDTRSYKTQTPSRTGYAATGAYDGSRVTRNPYYDAYDDKIRRY, translated from the exons CCACATCTGCTCCCATTACAAATGTAACAG CCACATCTGCTCCCATTACAAATGTAACAG AACAAAACACATCTGCTTCCACTATACCTGTAACAG AGACAGCCACATCTACTCCCACTACACATGTAACAG AACAAGACACATCTGCTTCCACTATACCTGTAACAG AGCAAGACACATCTGCTTCCACTATACCTGTAACAG AGGAAGCCACATCTGCTCCCATTACACCTGCAACAG GTGAAACCACATCTGCTCCTTCTACACTTGCACCAG GTGAAACCACATCTGCTccttctacacctgcaccag GTGGAACCACACCTGCTCCCACTACACTTGCACCAG GTCCATGTGCCTCTAACTCTTGTCCATTTGGCAGCACTTGTCAAGAACTCCTGCATAAttacacatgtgtgtgtcaACCGGGACTGTTCTACAATGAAGTGCAGAAAGTTTGTTATCTAG CAAAGACTTTCCCAACCGAGTTAAAATTGGCAGAGAGCTTTCAGCAAGGAATGGAAGACCAgaactcattaatattcaaacaAACAGCAGATGAAATTCTTAATGCG cttCAGGATGCTTTCAAGGATATTGATTATCTTGGATCCACAGTGTTGAGTCTAAA AAAAGGCAGTGTGATAGCAGATGTAGAGAATTTCTTCAGCCCCACATCAGAGGTTACTGCAGACACTGTAAAGAAACACTTAAGTGAAGCAATTAAGAAGCCTGGGGTTTTATTAGGCGCTAATGTCATGT ATGACAACATATGCAATAAAGGATACTGTCATGATGAAAGCACAAACTGTGATCCCGGCAGTGGTCTAGCTTCATGCACATGCAGGGATGGATATATCAAGATAACGCAAACAAACCAGGCATGTGCCG CCTGTCCAAGTGGTCAGAAAGCAGTGAATCAGGAAGAATGTAAATT atgtGCTTTTGGATTTTCTGGTTTCAACTGTGAAGATC CATATCTCTTAATCCTGGTTGTGGTCGCCTGTGTTTTGGGTACACTATTTCTTGCCACTCTCACAGGTGCTATTGTCTTGTACACGAG GTCAAAGAAAATGACCAAATCTCCAGAAAAAATACCCGCAAATGGCAATCTGGAGTTCACTAAACCTGCAGGAATTCCCAGGATCCCACGGGTTAACCCTAATTCTGGTTGGCAACCAACCAATCTGGAGATGACAGACAGTGGAAGTAGACATGCCCTGGTGACAAAAGATCGCACAGAGACCACAGCG ATGTGGAACTATGACTACCCTGAAGACACAAGGAGCTATAAGACCCAGACACCTTCTAGAACAGGATATGCAGCCACAGGAGCTTATGATGGCTCCAGGGTCACAAGAAACCCTTACTATGATGCATATGATGACAAAATACGCAGATACTAA
- the muc13b gene encoding mucin-13b isoform X48 yields the protein MALIKQLLSLYLLFLLVGGNVVLTITATSAPITNVTATSAPITNVTATSAPITNVTEQNTSASTIPVTEQDTSASTIPVTEEATSAPITPATGETTSAPSTLAPGETTSAPSTPAPGGTTPAPTTLAPGPCASNSCPFGSTCQELLHNYTCVCQPGLFYNEVQKVCYLAKTFPTELKLAESFQQGMEDQNSLIFKQTADEILNALQDAFKDIDYLGSTVLSLKKGSVIADVENFFSPTSEVTADTVKKHLSEAIKKPGVLLGANVMYDNICNKGYCHDESTNCDPGSGLASCTCRDGYIKITQTNQACAACPSGQKAVNQEECKLCAFGFSGFNCEDPYLLILVVVACVLGTLFLATLTGAIVLYTRSKKMTKSPEKIPANGNLEFTKPAGIPRIPRVNPNSGWQPTNLEMTDSGSRHALVTKDRTETTAMWNYDYPEDTRSYKTQTPSRTGYAATGAYDGSRVTRNPYYDAYDDKIRRY from the exons CCACATCTGCTCCCATTACAAATGTAACAG CCACATCTGCTCCCATTACAAATGTAACAG AACAAAACACATCTGCTTCCACTATACCTGTAACAG AGCAAGACACATCTGCTTCCACTATACCTGTAACAG AGGAAGCCACATCTGCTCCCATTACACCTGCAACAG GTGAAACCACATCTGCTCCTTCTACACTTGCACCAG GTGAAACCACATCTGCTccttctacacctgcaccag GTGGAACCACACCTGCTCCCACTACACTTGCACCAG GTCCATGTGCCTCTAACTCTTGTCCATTTGGCAGCACTTGTCAAGAACTCCTGCATAAttacacatgtgtgtgtcaACCGGGACTGTTCTACAATGAAGTGCAGAAAGTTTGTTATCTAG CAAAGACTTTCCCAACCGAGTTAAAATTGGCAGAGAGCTTTCAGCAAGGAATGGAAGACCAgaactcattaatattcaaacaAACAGCAGATGAAATTCTTAATGCG cttCAGGATGCTTTCAAGGATATTGATTATCTTGGATCCACAGTGTTGAGTCTAAA AAAAGGCAGTGTGATAGCAGATGTAGAGAATTTCTTCAGCCCCACATCAGAGGTTACTGCAGACACTGTAAAGAAACACTTAAGTGAAGCAATTAAGAAGCCTGGGGTTTTATTAGGCGCTAATGTCATGT ATGACAACATATGCAATAAAGGATACTGTCATGATGAAAGCACAAACTGTGATCCCGGCAGTGGTCTAGCTTCATGCACATGCAGGGATGGATATATCAAGATAACGCAAACAAACCAGGCATGTGCCG CCTGTCCAAGTGGTCAGAAAGCAGTGAATCAGGAAGAATGTAAATT atgtGCTTTTGGATTTTCTGGTTTCAACTGTGAAGATC CATATCTCTTAATCCTGGTTGTGGTCGCCTGTGTTTTGGGTACACTATTTCTTGCCACTCTCACAGGTGCTATTGTCTTGTACACGAG GTCAAAGAAAATGACCAAATCTCCAGAAAAAATACCCGCAAATGGCAATCTGGAGTTCACTAAACCTGCAGGAATTCCCAGGATCCCACGGGTTAACCCTAATTCTGGTTGGCAACCAACCAATCTGGAGATGACAGACAGTGGAAGTAGACATGCCCTGGTGACAAAAGATCGCACAGAGACCACAGCG ATGTGGAACTATGACTACCCTGAAGACACAAGGAGCTATAAGACCCAGACACCTTCTAGAACAGGATATGCAGCCACAGGAGCTTATGATGGCTCCAGGGTCACAAGAAACCCTTACTATGATGCATATGATGACAAAATACGCAGATACTAA
- the muc13b gene encoding mucin-13b isoform X34, giving the protein MALIKQLLSLYLLFLLVGGNVVLTITATSAPITNVTEQNTSASTIPVTGETTSTPTTPVTETATSTPTTHVTEQDTSASTIPVTEQDTSASTIPVTEEATSAPITPATGETTSAPSTLAPGETTSAPSTPAPGGTTPAPTTLAPGPCASNSCPFGSTCQELLHNYTCVCQPGLFYNEVQKVCYLAKTFPTELKLAESFQQGMEDQNSLIFKQTADEILNALQDAFKDIDYLGSTVLSLKKGSVIADVENFFSPTSEVTADTVKKHLSEAIKKPGVLLGANVMYDNICNKGYCHDESTNCDPGSGLASCTCRDGYIKITQTNQACAACPSGQKAVNQEECKLCAFGFSGFNCEDPYLLILVVVACVLGTLFLATLTGAIVLYTRSKKMTKSPEKIPANGNLEFTKPAGIPRIPRVNPNSGWQPTNLEMTDSGSRHALVTKDRTETTAMWNYDYPEDTRSYKTQTPSRTGYAATGAYDGSRVTRNPYYDAYDDKIRRY; this is encoded by the exons AACAAAACACATCTGCTTCCACTATACCTGTAACAG GTGAAACCACATCTACTCCCACTACACCTGTAACAG AGACAGCCACATCTACTCCCACTACACATGTAACAG AACAAGACACATCTGCTTCCACTATACCTGTAACAG AGCAAGACACATCTGCTTCCACTATACCTGTAACAG AGGAAGCCACATCTGCTCCCATTACACCTGCAACAG GTGAAACCACATCTGCTCCTTCTACACTTGCACCAG GTGAAACCACATCTGCTccttctacacctgcaccag GTGGAACCACACCTGCTCCCACTACACTTGCACCAG GTCCATGTGCCTCTAACTCTTGTCCATTTGGCAGCACTTGTCAAGAACTCCTGCATAAttacacatgtgtgtgtcaACCGGGACTGTTCTACAATGAAGTGCAGAAAGTTTGTTATCTAG CAAAGACTTTCCCAACCGAGTTAAAATTGGCAGAGAGCTTTCAGCAAGGAATGGAAGACCAgaactcattaatattcaaacaAACAGCAGATGAAATTCTTAATGCG cttCAGGATGCTTTCAAGGATATTGATTATCTTGGATCCACAGTGTTGAGTCTAAA AAAAGGCAGTGTGATAGCAGATGTAGAGAATTTCTTCAGCCCCACATCAGAGGTTACTGCAGACACTGTAAAGAAACACTTAAGTGAAGCAATTAAGAAGCCTGGGGTTTTATTAGGCGCTAATGTCATGT ATGACAACATATGCAATAAAGGATACTGTCATGATGAAAGCACAAACTGTGATCCCGGCAGTGGTCTAGCTTCATGCACATGCAGGGATGGATATATCAAGATAACGCAAACAAACCAGGCATGTGCCG CCTGTCCAAGTGGTCAGAAAGCAGTGAATCAGGAAGAATGTAAATT atgtGCTTTTGGATTTTCTGGTTTCAACTGTGAAGATC CATATCTCTTAATCCTGGTTGTGGTCGCCTGTGTTTTGGGTACACTATTTCTTGCCACTCTCACAGGTGCTATTGTCTTGTACACGAG GTCAAAGAAAATGACCAAATCTCCAGAAAAAATACCCGCAAATGGCAATCTGGAGTTCACTAAACCTGCAGGAATTCCCAGGATCCCACGGGTTAACCCTAATTCTGGTTGGCAACCAACCAATCTGGAGATGACAGACAGTGGAAGTAGACATGCCCTGGTGACAAAAGATCGCACAGAGACCACAGCG ATGTGGAACTATGACTACCCTGAAGACACAAGGAGCTATAAGACCCAGACACCTTCTAGAACAGGATATGCAGCCACAGGAGCTTATGATGGCTCCAGGGTCACAAGAAACCCTTACTATGATGCATATGATGACAAAATACGCAGATACTAA